The stretch of DNA GTACAAGTACTATCTTAATATTTGAAATCCACTGTATATTAAtgtgcaaggagaactagattctTCTTCTCGTCTCTTTCTATCTTTTTTACAGAATtacttagattgatggattagagaTATGGAGGATTAAAGAGGAACTGTAATCTCTTAATGACTATCACATATCGATGTCCGTCATATATCgtgcatcatatacatcattcGTAGAAGTATTGTCTATATATAGGCAAGAGTAAAGGGTCTAAGATAAGTAATCAGGAAAGTTCCTTTTATAATGACATATTATAAGGGATCTTACCTTAATTAGATATTTTGTCTATTAGCTATAACTTTCATCATAATCCaatcaatttataatatatattataaattaaatagagtcacataatctaacattcttccaCTTGGTCaattaattggtaagatataaaaatattaaaaattaaaataataaaataagatttgtttgaaaataattttacctaattggacttttaaaatttttaaaaatattttatatataattatgaattttaaaataagtcaataagtctaataaacataataatattagCCTTTCTTATTAGTTCataatgacccctataatttatcttgtcaaaataattttattattaaattcaactataatatgcataaataagTTTTGGTAAATGGGTCAATAACGGTGCTCACAACGAGTTATAACAATTGTATATTATCAATATTATACTccattctatgtaccacaacattattagcctttcctaatatagtcaataatgacccctataatttatcttgtcaaaaaaattctattattatattcaactataatatgtataaacataaatataaatagataactttaattaagctaaaaaatataaattatagtaTTCACCTAAATATGCATCACAATATCTTTTATAGTTTGCTCACAAGTCCTATTCtaaaaacatattttttaaatattttagactaTAAAGTTTTGGTAAATGGGTCAACGATGATGCTTAGATTTTTAATTTACACTTGTTGTTTCTAAACTCTTTATCTAACTACCATGTACTTATATCTTGATATACTTAGAATTACctgaatatttattattcttcgAGAACAAAACTAGTTATCTTATAGCAAcaataatttcagaaaaaaaGATATGCCAAAGGGTCAGGCCAAAACATTATAATGATAATAAATAGGGTTGAAAAATTGtaatgataacaaataggtcAATGTCTTGATTAAGAAAGTAGCAACCATTGTACAAACCTATAGGGACCAACTTGAAACAAATTAATCTTAATACGATGATAATCAATCCCTTTAAGTTTATTAGAGCATAGACAGATTAATTCATGCTAGTTGTTGTCAAGTACAAATAgttttagttttttcaaaaataGCAATACGTTTAGGCGACTAACCCTAAATGGTTAAGACTTTACGATTTTATTGTTGTGGTAACAATAGACTTATGTGTTGCTCAATAATATGTCAACTAAAATATATCATTCAAGTAGGACAAATCACATTTTAAAGGAATGACCAGACTGTCTCAACAAACATATTATTTTCAACCAAGGACAATATAACCACTATCTAAAGTTATGCATACTCTAGTTTGCAgtataaataatctataattagctcgaATCATACtgaaaataactaattacataacataatttataattagccttcctctctctctctctctctctctccatctctctctatatatagaacAAGAGCCGAGCAGTGGAAGCATTCTGTTTCTGACACATCTCTCTGACAATGGAGCACTCGCCGCCAATATTCCGTGtaacacctcttctccttttcttttctttttcccagtAATCCTATCTCAAAGCTTTAATCCTTCAAACTCCAACTTTTCTCGGTTACGTGCAGGTGTTGATGATTTTAGTGCTGTGGACGGTGGTAACAGCGGCGTTCATAGGGATCGCTGAGGGCCATCGCCACCACCGGCGGGAAGGTGGCGCGACGGAGGTAGAAGTCTTCCACTACGCGGCGGCGGGGGCAGGAGGATGCCGGGCCCACGTGGCCAGCCTGACGGACTTCGGCGGGGTGGGCGACGGGGTGACCTCCAACACGGCGGCCTTTGCGACGGCCGTGGCCAACCTCAGTAAGGTCGCGTACGACGGCGgcgcgatgctggtggtgccggcCGGCCGGTGGCTCACCGGGCCCTTCAACCTCTCCGACCACTTCACCCTCTTCCTCGACCACGACGCCGTCATCCTCGCCACTCAGGTCCGCCTCCCTCCTCCGTCCCCTTCCCCCCACCTTCTCCTCCATCTATTTAGATGTAGAGTGCATGTTCATAATCGTTCACGGCTTGTTTGCCATTACCATCGCCTCTATCATCCGCGTTGCCTTCGTCCTCGGTGGTGATTATGGCTAGTAGCCCTTCCCATCGAGTCCGTTCATCTGACAGCTCTCGCCAGATGAACGGTGACGACGAAGAATAGATTCGTCACTGGTGAGCCCCACCAGAACATTACATAGCGAGTGTATACTATTCTAACGTTTCCTTCGTCTCATCTCCAAGGAGAATTCACTAAGTCTAATCCTGTGCATAGTCACCCGCTTTGGACTGATGAGGGAAAAGAAGTGAACTAAGCCACTACAAATCTAAAtttgtcttgataatattaatttcTGAAATATTTGCAATTTGTAATGTAGATTTTTGACTATTTAGTATCTCTACTTTGATCtctcaaaataagaaaatattattattattattattattattattattattactatttctCTTGTATGTCATATCCTTGTATGGTATGTGAACATCAATAATCTTGAATTAGAATCCACATAAAAAAATTCCTTTCAAATTTCAAGATCTTGAAGATTACGCTCCAAAATTAATAAGTTTTAATTAAGAATGACATTCTTTCCTAGTGTAAGAATTTAAGGTAGGAAAGGATGTGAGGAAACCAGCATAAGAATGGAATACAGTGTGGACCTTACCCTTACATTAATTTTAGGCTCCGCCATCAGTCTACAAGTTAGGCGGATGACTTTCTAACACAAAACTGCTTTTTAGACTCTCAAAACAGGAGAACCACAAACTctctctttgatattttgtaggaaaGAGTACTGTCATCCAATCTCTCAGTGTTTTCTTTTTGACTAAACCTTGTAGATCTGTGTAGCTAATTGGGTTTCCTGAAGACAGCAAAACTCTATTAATGATACAAACTTGGGAGAACAAGTTAAATTTCAACTGCAGCTTATATAACATAAATTTCTATTCTGCAATCCCATTTTATGGCTTCTCACACTGCAACTTGGACAGCATTGCTTATGAATTGCAtggatactctttttttttttgtttattggtaGCTAATAGAAGCTTTAATACTATGTTCTTTTGTTCAATCTGCATCAACTAAGACAATTCATATCATGGTGATATGCTTGTGCAGGATATCAACGAGTGGCCGATCATTGATCCTTTGCCCTCCTACGGTAGAGGAAGAGATGCAGTTGGGGGTAGATACAGTAATCTCATCATGGGATATAACCTAACCGATATAGTTATAACAGGTAGTATATACGTTGCATATTTTCAGTACTTCTATCACATTACTTCTAAATTCATAAAGCCTGCGTTGTTTTGTCGTTCCATGATCCCctaaaatttagatagaaaatttatttttagccAGAAACTATAACATTTAATTCAGTTTATGATGTTTTGGCATGCTTTGATTGACAAGAAGACGCATATATATCATCATCTAACTTGTTTTCATCATAGATGGGGAACAGAATACAATTTGATTGCAACATACCACGTCCTGGTGCTAAcaagttttattgttatttttagggAATAATGGAACTATCGATGGACAAGGTGAAACCTGGTGGAAAATGTTCCGTAACAATGAACTCAATTACACTCGTGGATACCTCATTGAATTGATGTACTGCAAACAAGTGCTGATTTCCAACATTACATTGGTTAACTCTCCATCGTGGAATGTCCATCCAGTGTACAGCAGGTTTATATTAATAATCTACTTTCAGAACACTTGAAGGCTTCTTTTGCTTTCCATTCTATTGTTACAATCTGATGTTAACGTGAATGAATGCACTGTGCAGCCACGTAATCGTCTCAGGCATCACAATTCTTGCACCAGTCAACTCTCCGAACACTGATGGGATCAATCCAGGTGGATATCGTACCTACATTTAGTTGGGTTGTAGATTCTATGTTGCTGTTTCGATTGATTCTTTTTGGTGGTTTCTCTCTTCTTCGCAGACTCATCCTCCAATGTCCGCATTGAGGACTGCTACATAGTCTCAGGCGATGACTGCATCGCCATTAAAAGCGGTTGGGATGAGTACGGGATTGCATTCAACATGTCAAGCAAACACATAGTGATCAGAAGGCTCACCTGCATCTCCCCCACGAGCGCTGTCATCGCCCTGGGAAGCGAGATGTCGGGAGGAATCCAAGATGTCCGGGCCGAAGACATCACGGCCATCCACTCCGAATCCGGCGTCAGGATCAAGACGACCATCGGAAGGGGAGCTTACGTGAAGGACATATTCGTGAGAAGAATGAATCTGCACACAATGAAGTGGGTCTTCTGGATGACGGGCACCTACGGGCAGCACCCGGACGACAACTTCGATCCGAAAGCCATCCCGGTGGTGCGGAATATCATCTACAGCGACGTGGTCGCCGAGAACGTGACCATGGCCGCGAAGCTGGAGGGGATTCCCGGAGCGCCCTTCACCGGAATATGCATCTACAATGTGACGGCGGAGGTGGTGAAGTCGAAGAAGCCGATATGGAACTGCACCGACGTGGAGGGAGTATCGAGTCACGTGACGCCCACTCCCTGTGCGCAGATTCCGGAATATCCAGATCGTATAACGCATTGCCCCTTCCCTGAAGATGATCTACCTGTGGattatgttgggctggaggagtgTTCTTATCAGAGAACCAAACCATGAGTTGAGATGCTTTCTACAACTCATGGTTTAATGGCATAAACTATGATGTCCTGAAGCTTGGCAGATTAAAATGTTTGCCTTGAACAAAGGCAGATGTAACTGATCATATATCATATTGGGGAGGAACGATAgccaataatatttcattgctataaatatggattattgaaaaaataagtcatgttatttatttgaatacttttcttcaacttcgaagtgttatattctttatttgatacAAATAGtttttatgaaaattttgatttatgaataGTTTTTACGAATTATGAGCGTGACTTGGACTATTGATTTTATCTGTCATATTATAATTCACAACCTATCTCCATGTCCAAACATTGCGTAAGCCCCATATATTGCAGAGGATAGATGATATatgaatcatgttatgcatgaataGACTACGTTAgatcttataaaataaaataagtgaTGTGGCATGATTCAATATTTTATCCATTTCACTTCTTTATTTATAGTgtggaaacatattcatttctTTTTTCATTGATTCCAATCTATAATACTATCGGAGTGAaatgagaaatattttttatgtaaAAAGTAACTAGTAAATATCTCAATCTATAATACTATCAGAGtggactttattagtaacaagtaaatattttatatgtaaaaaaatcaaaatgttaaagggataaacaccaatcaaaAGATATGAGATAATCCAAAAAGCACTTAATCATGATCGAATTTATAAGCCGATttggatatcgagcatttacctATAAAAACATAATTAGTTGCAATGAATAGTTACAATCCTAGAAAATAGAATCCAGTAAATCTCTTCTTACATAGATtcattatatatatgatatatggagatatgtatgaaaagtagattttataTAAATCTATTTTTGCCATTCATTTCATTCATGCTCAAGTcggatgatgaaaaattatcatttt from Musa acuminata AAA Group cultivar baxijiao chromosome BXJ2-11, Cavendish_Baxijiao_AAA, whole genome shotgun sequence encodes:
- the LOC135626272 gene encoding probable polygalacturonase; its protein translation is MEHSPPIFRVLMILVLWTVVTAAFIGIAEGHRHHRREGGATEVEVFHYAAAGAGGCRAHVASLTDFGGVGDGVTSNTAAFATAVANLSKVAYDGGAMLVVPAGRWLTGPFNLSDHFTLFLDHDAVILATQDINEWPIIDPLPSYGRGRDAVGGRYSNLIMGYNLTDIVITGNNGTIDGQGETWWKMFRNNELNYTRGYLIELMYCKQVLISNITLVNSPSWNVHPVYSSHVIVSGITILAPVNSPNTDGINPDSSSNVRIEDCYIVSGDDCIAIKSGWDEYGIAFNMSSKHIVIRRLTCISPTSAVIALGSEMSGGIQDVRAEDITAIHSESGVRIKTTIGRGAYVKDIFVRRMNLHTMKWVFWMTGTYGQHPDDNFDPKAIPVVRNIIYSDVVAENVTMAAKLEGIPGAPFTGICIYNVTAEVVKSKKPIWNCTDVEGVSSHVTPTPCAQIPEYPDRITHCPFPEDDLPVDYVGLEECSYQRTKP